In the Telopea speciosissima isolate NSW1024214 ecotype Mountain lineage chromosome 6, Tspe_v1, whole genome shotgun sequence genome, ATTTGCTTTGTTAGGATAACATCAGGGTTTAAATAACCCGGAATCGGGATCAGGATTGGTCCAGGCTGATTTTGATCTGGATCGGATTGAAATTGGTCGAAGTTGGCCtggaaaaccctagaatcggtccTGTAGATCCCTTACCCTCCTGATTTAGTTGGGATCGATCTGATCTGGATTAACTGGAATTGGCATCGATTCATTCAGACGATTTGATCTAATTTTCAATTTCCTGGCTAACATTCTGGCTGTCATGTGGTTTCTTTCCCTCTTAGCTTCTCGATCATCTAATCATTTTTGAGCTCTTGGATGGCAAAGATGAGGTAGCCCTAGCAAATGcgaatttttggggttttcagAGGTTTTTCTGCTTCTGCAGAGATTTTTTGGGATTCTCCTAGATTTCAGACCTCGTCCAAGGTTTCAAAGGAACTCCGTTTCCGACTGTCAAAACAGTGAAGAGAGGGTGAGAGCTTCGAGGTGTGTTTAAGAGTAGGAggcctatttataggaaatggAAGAGGGCTTGGAGATCCCTCCATGGGGGACTTGGCGGTGGCATCAGGTCTCCCTTGGATACTCCAGAAAGCAAATCAGATGATGGGGCCACTACCATATGGCACACTGGTGCAATTTCCAAACATATGGCCGTTATGCACCCGGGGGCCTCTTTGCTATTTCGGTAATTGCAAGGGCTTTAATTGTGAAACTCAAAATCCCGTTCGAACGGGAAGACTTGGCAACGGCTAGTTCCTTGATTCACATAATTTTTCTTCAAATGCTTTGAAAAACCCTTCACAATTTCTTCCTCATCAACCCCCAATTTCAATTACAGTTTCGGATTTGATTTGGATTTCCAaaaatgatgaaggagaagttaATGAATCAGATCTTCAACCTAAAGCTTACATCGAAGTCACTGGTAAGGCAAGCAAAAAAATGTGAGCAAGAAGAGAAATCTGAGAAGGTGAAGGTAAAGAAGGCGATCGAGAAGGGAAACATTGATGGCGCGAGGATCTACGCCCAGAACGCAATCCGGAAACGTAACGAGCAGCTCAATTACCTGCGCTTCGCATCAAGGCTTGACGCAGTAGTGGCGAGGTTAGGGAGTCAGAGTAACCTGCAGAGCGTGGGGAAGTCGATGAGCGGAATCGTGAAGTCTCTGGAAGGGGCACTTTGTGTGGGGAACATGGAGAAGATATCACAGACAATGGATAGGTTTGAGAAGGTGTTTGTGAACATGGAAGTGCAGGCTAGTTTCACTGAAAAGTCAATGGCAGGGACTACATCTTTGTCCACACCAGAAGGGGAAGTGGGTTCTCTGATGCAACAAGTGGCTGATGATTATGGGTTGGAGGTAGCCCTGAAACTCCCACAGGCAGGGAATAGTAGTAATCAACTGGCTCTGGAGGTGCCCAAGGAGAGTAGGCCTGTGATCTCTCTTACTGAGGAGGAGTTGAGTAGGCGATTGGCTGATCTCAAATCAAAAGGCTAGTTTTGATTAGTTTCTTACCTATGTTCTGGTTCCtgttctgtctctctctcaagtTTTCTGTTTTTATGTTTGGTtcatatggtttttttttttttttaaaggatgtGAGTCATTCTCTTTTGGTTTCTGTAGTTTAAGTTGTTGGATTTATTATGTTTATATCAGCAGATTGGGGTGGATTTTAAGATGATGAGATTGGCATGGTGGATTGGTTCAGATGAGTTACAAAGCTATGTATTAGTTcaaaaatggttttggtttgttCAGAAAGGATCATTAAAGAGGCTCTCAACTCAG is a window encoding:
- the LOC122664015 gene encoding ESCRT-related protein CHMP1B-like, with the protein product MMKEKLMNQIFNLKLTSKSLVRQAKKCEQEEKSEKVKVKKAIEKGNIDGARIYAQNAIRKRNEQLNYLRFASRLDAVVARLGSQSNLQSVGKSMSGIVKSLEGALCVGNMEKISQTMDRFEKVFVNMEVQASFTEKSMAGTTSLSTPEGEVGSLMQQVADDYGLEVALKLPQAGNSSNQLALEVPKESRPVISLTEEELSRRLADLKSKG